In the Candidatus Rhodoblastus alkanivorans genome, one interval contains:
- a CDS encoding type IV pilus modification PilV family protein, whose translation MRAGLGRRRGFTLIETLAAFAIMALALGQLLRAIGVGAQSERRADFLLRATADARSQLAELGVSEPLAPGETSSRYDDGLSWTLDVARDRVVASPGGAPLMTAYRLRLDVRSFAGGGEHLTFVAEKLSVPKPEGDLP comes from the coding sequence ATGCGCGCTGGTCTCGGGCGGCGTCGCGGCTTCACTCTGATCGAGACTTTGGCAGCCTTCGCCATCATGGCGCTCGCGCTCGGCCAATTGCTGCGCGCCATCGGCGTCGGCGCGCAAAGCGAGCGCCGCGCCGATTTCCTGCTGCGCGCGACGGCGGACGCCCGGTCGCAACTCGCCGAACTCGGCGTCTCCGAGCCGCTCGCGCCGGGAGAAACCTCCAGCCGCTATGACGACGGCCTTTCATGGACGCTCGACGTCGCTCGCGACCGCGTCGTCGCCTCGCCGGGAGGCGCTCCGCTCATGACCGCCTACCGCCTGCGTCTCGACGTCCGCTCGTTCGCGGGCGGCGGCGAGCATCTGACCTTCGTCGCCGAAAAGCTGTCGGTCCCCAAGCCCGAGGGCGACCTTCCATGA
- a CDS encoding prepilin-type N-terminal cleavage/methylation domain-containing protein, with translation MKRRPPDGFTLLELLVALSLVSLMIVALAGGLRIGTRAWQSGRAGVSIDEAELAARAIAGQLERAFPATLRRANGPPVVAFDGGPDNCRFVALSEGDAQWGGLIATEIGIDGAGPGRSLDAWTQVFREDDFANGRDAMRETRLIDRLAFLRFSYYGAADSSQKPRWRDDWRRAALPPLLVRARIGLNGPNGVIETSAIVDLRQR, from the coding sequence ATGAAACGGCGGCCCCCCGACGGCTTCACCCTGCTGGAGCTTCTGGTCGCGCTGAGCCTGGTCAGCCTGATGATCGTCGCCCTCGCCGGGGGCCTGAGGATCGGGACGCGCGCCTGGCAGAGCGGCCGCGCCGGCGTCTCGATCGACGAGGCGGAGCTCGCCGCCCGCGCGATCGCGGGCCAGCTGGAGCGCGCCTTCCCCGCGACCCTGCGCCGCGCCAACGGCCCGCCCGTGGTCGCCTTCGACGGCGGCCCCGACAACTGCCGTTTCGTCGCGCTGAGCGAGGGCGACGCCCAATGGGGCGGGCTCATCGCCACGGAAATCGGGATCGACGGCGCAGGCCCCGGGCGGAGCCTCGACGCCTGGACGCAAGTGTTCCGCGAGGACGACTTCGCGAACGGCCGCGACGCCATGCGCGAAACCCGGCTCATCGACCGTCTCGCCTTCCTGCGCTTTTCCTATTACGGCGCGGCGGATTCGTCGCAAAAGCCGCGCTGGCGCGACGACTGGCGCCGCGCCGCCCTGCCGCCCCTGCTGGTCAGGGCCCGCATCGGCCTCAACGGCCCGAACGGCGTCATCGAAACATCGGCGATTGTGGATTTGCGCCAGCGATAG
- a CDS encoding alkaline phosphatase family protein — translation MRDHAFNTTRLKRHLCSFVALGAVMANAMTPSLVFAATAEAIKTRTPIKHVIVIIGENRSFDHIFATYKPVNKNEKVLNLLSEGIVKADGSPGPDYSKAAQEQASDTTTYQNAPTQTGPYAVLPPALTGGPAAPYFCKALGVNATSCVADANIAFAKTIENGLPDNYYKYLLTGGTGQASHVPDARVFYAGKDASHLPNGPYQLTNAKYPYDAYAASPVHRFFQMWQQLDCKADRGHGAKGFGCRNDLYPWVEATVGAGSNGAAQPSGFNDSTTGEGSTSMGFFNVENGDAPYLKKLADDYTMSDNYHQGVAGGTGANHVMLGYADAIWFSDGAGHAAVPPHNTVNPSAPGATGPGGSALSEIENPNPQPGTNNYYIQDGYGGGSGSPTAVSPKASYGGGSYVACADATEPGVGPILNYLGALRRPVPSRCQNGHYYLMNNYNPGYFGDGSNAYADKNPDNYVFTVPPTSVRSIGDELNDHKIGWAYYGDQYNIYLTDKYQLKWNNGDEYCNICNWAQYSTSIMTDAGQRAAHIKDTTDLYAAIKSGDLPAVSYVKPSGLVDGHPASSKLNLFEGFTKKIVNMVKANPKLWDDTAILVTFDEGGGYWDSGYVQPVDFFGDGTRVPMIIVSKYSTGGHINHSYTDHASVVKFIEANWDLPPITSRSRDNLPNPRTEENPYVPVNSPAIGDMMDMFQFARHDGHGEDHDRFGGYGYGYGKN, via the coding sequence ATGCGCGATCATGCGTTCAACACGACCAGACTCAAACGTCATCTTTGCTCCTTCGTCGCGCTCGGCGCCGTCATGGCCAACGCCATGACGCCGAGCCTCGTTTTCGCCGCCACGGCGGAGGCGATCAAGACCCGCACGCCGATCAAGCACGTCATCGTCATCATCGGCGAGAACCGCAGCTTCGACCATATTTTCGCGACCTATAAGCCGGTCAACAAAAACGAGAAAGTGCTGAACCTGCTCTCCGAAGGCATTGTCAAGGCCGACGGCTCGCCCGGCCCGGACTACAGCAAAGCCGCTCAAGAACAAGCCAGCGACACCACGACTTATCAGAACGCCCCGACGCAGACCGGCCCCTATGCCGTCCTGCCTCCGGCGCTGACCGGCGGCCCCGCAGCGCCCTATTTCTGCAAAGCGCTCGGCGTCAACGCAACCTCCTGCGTCGCGGACGCCAATATCGCTTTCGCCAAGACAATCGAAAACGGCCTGCCCGACAATTATTACAAATATCTGCTGACCGGCGGCACTGGGCAGGCAAGCCACGTTCCCGACGCGCGCGTGTTCTATGCCGGCAAGGACGCCAGCCACCTGCCGAACGGCCCCTATCAGCTGACCAACGCCAAATATCCCTATGACGCCTATGCGGCGAGCCCGGTCCATCGCTTCTTCCAGATGTGGCAGCAGCTCGACTGCAAGGCCGACCGCGGCCACGGCGCCAAGGGTTTCGGCTGCCGCAACGATCTGTATCCCTGGGTCGAGGCCACCGTCGGCGCCGGCTCCAATGGCGCGGCGCAGCCGTCGGGCTTCAACGATTCCACGACCGGCGAAGGCTCGACCTCGATGGGCTTCTTCAACGTCGAGAATGGCGACGCGCCCTATCTGAAAAAGCTCGCCGACGACTATACGATGAGCGACAATTATCATCAGGGCGTCGCCGGCGGCACCGGCGCCAACCACGTCATGCTCGGCTATGCCGACGCGATCTGGTTCTCCGACGGCGCCGGCCATGCCGCGGTTCCGCCGCACAACACGGTGAACCCGTCCGCGCCCGGCGCGACCGGCCCCGGCGGCTCGGCGCTGAGCGAGATCGAAAATCCCAATCCGCAGCCCGGCACGAATAATTATTACATTCAGGACGGCTATGGCGGCGGCTCGGGCTCGCCGACCGCGGTTTCGCCCAAGGCCAGCTACGGCGGCGGCTCCTATGTCGCTTGCGCCGACGCGACCGAGCCCGGCGTCGGCCCGATCCTCAACTATCTCGGCGCCCTGCGCCGGCCGGTTCCGTCACGCTGCCAGAACGGCCATTATTATCTCATGAACAACTACAACCCGGGTTATTTCGGCGACGGCTCCAACGCCTATGCCGATAAAAACCCGGACAATTATGTGTTCACGGTTCCGCCGACCAGCGTCCGCAGCATCGGCGACGAACTCAACGATCACAAAATCGGCTGGGCCTATTATGGCGACCAGTACAACATCTATCTGACCGACAAATATCAGCTGAAGTGGAATAACGGCGACGAGTACTGCAATATCTGTAACTGGGCGCAATATTCCACCTCGATCATGACCGACGCCGGCCAGCGCGCGGCCCATATCAAGGATACGACCGACCTCTACGCCGCAATCAAGAGCGGCGACCTCCCGGCTGTGTCCTATGTCAAGCCGAGCGGCCTGGTCGACGGCCATCCGGCTTCCTCGAAGCTCAACCTCTTCGAGGGCTTCACCAAGAAGATCGTCAACATGGTGAAGGCCAATCCGAAGCTGTGGGACGACACCGCGATCCTCGTCACCTTCGACGAGGGCGGCGGCTATTGGGATTCGGGCTATGTCCAGCCGGTCGATTTCTTCGGCGACGGCACGCGCGTTCCGATGATCATCGTGTCGAAATATTCGACGGGCGGCCACATCAACCACAGCTATACCGACCACGCGTCGGTGGTGAAGTTCATCGAGGCGAACTGGGACCTGCCGCCGATCACCTCGCGCAGCCGCGACAACCTGCCGAACCCGCGCACCGAGGAAAATCCCTATGTGCCGGTCAATTCGCCGGCGATCGGCGACATGATGGACATGTTCCAGTTCGCTCGTCACGATGGCCATGGTGAAGATCACGACCGCTTCGGCGGCTATGGTTATGGTTACGGCAAGAACTGA
- a CDS encoding alkaline phosphatase family protein, with product MANGFKKWLASGVALVALLTPALADSTSNMWRGEFSGKQTQKLAHMQPNATPDVEPYTRNHDPDMDYSAEKQDRFIRALQKRVKFVFVIFNENQSFDAEFGTFPGVNGLYSDGENPRSAAKTPGFTQTYTDQATGLTVSVQPFLIGPQQNATFADSVDHSHTGLAKKIDVGTDGVARMDGFAADEYGRYANGSAAGQAKGKQFARLVMSHVNCETIPFFWYWASRFTIFDNIFATEDTPSTPNAVAMIAGQSGESQWVLHGSNGAAYLAASPVCGNTYSGGTTQGVPLVNDPQPFYGSEFDGTTTNREPAGCGEYYGSTNIATNLTFASLPLSFLGGQAKAASNFDRNKKFDLIDVVQDIKFLTKSGRNPVPWRWYQEGYDLEPTDTTSTASHLSYVSHHNGAQYFGYIANNPKLSGKMRGLGDFFSDIANGKMPNGGVIYIRGGFNNIQRLTPPIQNKNFPAALTASDISTIQASKAGDDDHPSYSDHQISEAMAARVVNAVASNEKLWKESAIVITYDESDGHYDHVPPRILSYGPDRLPLSRGIRVPLILISPFARAHAVSSAEGDHNAIIETINAIFGLAPLATLPDEANALAAGNSLAFNQYGPAGFQQKYLGPRDLPASVSQSLLSGFDLARLEGRKPLLPASLAMIPDSVVNTLPHLGNGPGGACKAIGVVPEDQRQRITNVVPAGFNTLPSTLSKYN from the coding sequence ATGGCGAATGGATTCAAGAAATGGCTGGCTTCGGGCGTTGCGCTCGTCGCCCTGTTGACTCCGGCTTTGGCGGATTCGACCAGCAATATGTGGCGCGGCGAGTTCTCGGGCAAACAGACGCAAAAGCTGGCGCATATGCAGCCGAATGCGACACCCGACGTCGAGCCCTATACGCGCAATCACGATCCCGACATGGATTACAGCGCCGAGAAGCAGGATCGCTTCATCCGCGCGCTGCAGAAGCGGGTGAAGTTCGTTTTCGTGATTTTCAACGAAAACCAGTCCTTCGATGCCGAATTCGGCACTTTTCCGGGCGTCAACGGCCTCTATTCCGACGGCGAAAATCCGCGCTCGGCGGCGAAAACCCCCGGCTTCACGCAGACCTACACCGATCAGGCCACCGGCCTCACGGTGAGCGTGCAGCCCTTCCTGATCGGTCCGCAGCAGAATGCGACCTTCGCCGACAGTGTCGATCATTCGCACACCGGCCTCGCCAAGAAGATCGACGTCGGAACGGATGGCGTCGCCAGGATGGACGGCTTCGCGGCCGACGAATATGGCCGCTACGCCAACGGCTCGGCCGCCGGCCAGGCCAAGGGCAAGCAGTTCGCGCGGCTCGTCATGTCGCATGTCAATTGCGAGACGATTCCCTTCTTCTGGTATTGGGCGTCGCGCTTCACCATTTTCGACAATATTTTCGCGACCGAAGACACGCCTTCGACGCCGAATGCGGTGGCGATGATCGCCGGCCAGTCTGGAGAGAGCCAATGGGTCCTGCACGGCTCCAATGGCGCGGCTTATTTGGCGGCGTCCCCGGTGTGCGGCAACACCTATTCCGGCGGAACGACCCAGGGCGTGCCGCTCGTCAACGATCCGCAGCCCTTCTACGGCTCGGAATTCGACGGTACGACGACCAATCGCGAGCCGGCGGGCTGCGGTGAATATTACGGCTCGACCAATATCGCGACCAACCTGACCTTCGCCAGCCTGCCGCTCAGCTTCCTCGGCGGCCAGGCCAAAGCGGCGTCCAATTTCGACCGCAACAAGAAGTTCGATCTCATCGACGTGGTGCAGGACATCAAATTCCTGACCAAGAGCGGCAGGAATCCGGTTCCGTGGCGCTGGTACCAGGAAGGATATGATCTCGAGCCGACCGACACGACCTCGACCGCGAGCCATCTCAGCTATGTGAGCCATCACAATGGCGCGCAATATTTCGGCTATATCGCCAACAATCCGAAGTTGAGCGGCAAGATGCGCGGCCTCGGCGATTTCTTCAGCGACATCGCCAATGGCAAGATGCCAAATGGCGGCGTCATCTATATCCGCGGCGGCTTCAACAATATCCAGAGGCTGACGCCGCCGATCCAGAACAAGAACTTTCCGGCGGCGCTCACCGCGTCCGATATCTCGACGATCCAGGCGTCGAAGGCGGGCGACGACGACCATCCGTCCTATTCCGACCACCAGATCAGCGAGGCCATGGCCGCGCGCGTGGTCAATGCGGTCGCGAGCAACGAGAAGCTGTGGAAAGAGAGCGCGATCGTCATCACCTATGACGAATCCGACGGTCATTACGACCACGTTCCGCCGCGCATCCTGTCCTATGGACCGGACAGGCTGCCGCTGTCGCGCGGCATTCGCGTCCCGCTGATCCTGATCTCCCCCTTCGCCCGGGCCCACGCGGTTTCGAGCGCGGAAGGCGATCACAACGCGATCATCGAGACGATCAACGCGATCTTCGGCCTTGCGCCGCTCGCGACCCTGCCCGACGAGGCGAATGCGCTCGCCGCCGGCAACTCGCTCGCCTTCAACCAGTACGGTCCCGCGGGCTTCCAGCAGAAATATCTGGGACCGCGCGATCTGCCGGCTTCGGTCTCCCAAAGCCTGCTTTCCGGTTTCGACCTCGCCCGTCTCGAAGGCCGCAAGCCGCTGCTGCCGGCTTCGCTGGCGATGATCCCGGATTCGGTGGTCAACACCCTGCCGCATCTCGGCAACGGGCCCGGCGGCGCCTGCAAGGCGATCGGCGTGGTCCCGGAAGACCAGCGCCAGCGCATCACCAACGTTGTTCCGGCCGGCTTCAACACCCTGCCGTCAACCTTGTCGAAATATAATTGA
- a CDS encoding pyridoxal phosphate-dependent decarboxylase family protein codes for MICGSRLDPADWEAFRAEAHGALDRMIDHISTVRDRPVWKVAPPEIRARFMSDLPGEGSSLAEALDIFETAIKPYATGNLHPTFMGWVHGAGTPVGMVAEMLAAGLNANCGGRDHIGVEVERQITRWMRQAFGFPEDAAGLFVTGTSIANFLALLIARYALLGDGLRRSGQPASVALRAYASEAAHGCIARAMEMAGLGSDNLRRAPCGPDGAVRVEALRAMIAADRARGATPFLLVGSVGTVNLGAVDPLDELADLAAEEGIWFHVDGAFGALAAFSPRLAPLLKGLERADSVAFDFRKWGQVPYAAGFLLTRDGDVQRRAFMGADSYLTRAARGLAAGEAWPCDYGPDLSRGFQALKTWFTIKVFGADALGRCIEESCDLARYLARRLTQGGLFEVKAPVTLNIVCFGVRGREAGPRNRAIVEYVHASGAAAPSVTILDGEAVIRCAIVNHRTRREDIDAVAAALEGAARTVAAENAPLA; via the coding sequence GTGATTTGCGGCTCGCGGCTCGACCCCGCCGATTGGGAGGCGTTCCGCGCCGAGGCCCACGGCGCGCTCGATCGTATGATCGACCATATAAGCACTGTGCGCGATCGGCCGGTCTGGAAAGTCGCGCCGCCGGAAATCCGCGCCCGTTTCATGAGCGATCTGCCGGGGGAGGGCTCGTCCCTTGCCGAGGCGCTCGACATTTTCGAGACGGCGATAAAGCCCTACGCCACCGGCAATCTCCATCCCACCTTCATGGGCTGGGTGCATGGCGCCGGCACGCCGGTCGGCATGGTCGCCGAAATGCTCGCCGCCGGCCTCAACGCCAATTGCGGCGGCCGCGACCATATCGGCGTCGAGGTCGAACGCCAGATCACGCGCTGGATGCGCCAGGCCTTCGGCTTTCCTGAAGATGCGGCGGGGCTTTTCGTCACCGGAACCTCGATCGCCAATTTCCTCGCGCTGCTCATCGCGCGCTATGCCCTGCTCGGCGACGGCTTGCGGCGCTCCGGCCAGCCCGCGTCCGTCGCCTTGCGCGCCTATGCCTCGGAAGCCGCCCATGGCTGCATCGCCCGGGCGATGGAAATGGCCGGGCTCGGCTCGGACAATCTGCGCCGCGCGCCCTGCGGCCCCGACGGCGCGGTCCGGGTCGAGGCTTTGCGCGCGATGATTGCGGCAGATCGCGCGCGCGGCGCGACGCCTTTCCTGCTGGTCGGCTCAGTGGGCACGGTCAATCTCGGCGCGGTCGATCCCCTGGACGAGCTGGCCGATCTCGCGGCGGAAGAGGGGATCTGGTTCCATGTGGACGGCGCCTTTGGCGCGCTCGCCGCCTTCTCGCCGCGCCTCGCGCCGCTGCTCAAGGGGTTGGAGCGGGCCGATTCCGTCGCCTTCGATTTCCGCAAATGGGGCCAGGTTCCCTATGCGGCGGGATTTCTCCTCACCCGCGACGGCGACGTCCAGCGGCGAGCGTTTATGGGCGCCGACAGCTATCTGACAAGGGCTGCACGCGGCCTTGCGGCGGGCGAGGCCTGGCCGTGCGATTATGGGCCGGACCTGTCACGAGGCTTCCAGGCGCTCAAGACATGGTTCACGATCAAGGTCTTCGGCGCCGATGCGCTCGGCCGCTGCATCGAGGAAAGTTGCGACCTCGCGCGATATCTGGCGCGACGCCTGACACAGGGCGGGCTTTTCGAGGTCAAGGCGCCGGTGACGCTCAACATCGTCTGCTTTGGCGTGCGCGGCCGGGAGGCCGGGCCGCGCAACCGCGCCATCGTCGAATATGTTCACGCCTCGGGCGCGGCGGCGCCCTCGGTGACGATTCTTGACGGCGAGGCGGTCATTCGCTGCGCCATCGTCAACCATCGGACCCGGCGCGAGGATATCGACGCCGTGGCCGCCGCCCTGGAAGGGGCCGCGCGGACCGTCGCGGCGGAGAACGCGCCGCTTGCATGA
- a CDS encoding ATP-grasp domain-containing protein, with protein MRFSISNARAGTAATPLIGLATITRLAMQGADLAPLMSDLIARIERDGGDAAAWLDLSTIQQVMGHRANRMALQADALRRARHFTHAPSGAAPLRLLALMAPGDFMANTPLEFLLEGGAVALDALYLAPDGSLPEALPDHDVAFVAAAEADGNLPILERLAAAERFWPRPIVNPPARIAAVTRDGFAKLMQDAPGVVVPPARRMNRAALGAGGGLEHPFIVRPVGSHAGEGLRKIESRQDLDAYLAETADTDHYIAPFVDYRGADGLFRKYRIALIEGAPFAVHMAISPRWMVHYLNADMMDNAANRDEEARFMANFDKDFACAHAEAFRAVHARTGLDYVLLDCAETREGELLIFEAGTAMIVHALDPAELFPYKPPQMQKIFAAFEAMIRRKGAPRVRAAS; from the coding sequence TTGCGTTTTTCGATCTCAAACGCCCGCGCCGGGACGGCGGCGACGCCCCTCATCGGGCTCGCGACCATCACCCGCCTCGCCATGCAAGGCGCCGATCTTGCACCCCTGATGTCCGACCTCATTGCGCGTATCGAACGCGACGGCGGCGACGCGGCGGCGTGGCTCGATCTTTCGACCATCCAACAGGTCATGGGCCATCGCGCCAATCGCATGGCGCTGCAGGCGGACGCATTGAGACGGGCGCGCCATTTCACCCATGCGCCATCCGGAGCTGCGCCTTTGCGGCTTCTGGCCTTGATGGCGCCGGGTGATTTCATGGCCAATACCCCGCTCGAATTCCTGCTCGAAGGCGGCGCCGTCGCGCTCGACGCGCTTTATCTCGCGCCTGACGGCTCCCTGCCTGAGGCGCTGCCCGACCATGACGTCGCTTTCGTCGCGGCAGCGGAGGCCGACGGCAATCTCCCCATTCTGGAGAGGCTCGCGGCGGCGGAAAGGTTCTGGCCGCGTCCGATCGTCAATCCGCCGGCGCGGATCGCCGCCGTGACCCGCGACGGCTTCGCCAAGCTGATGCAGGATGCGCCCGGCGTCGTCGTCCCGCCGGCGCGGCGCATGAATCGCGCGGCGCTCGGCGCAGGCGGCGGCCTGGAACATCCCTTCATCGTCCGTCCGGTCGGCTCCCACGCCGGGGAGGGATTGCGCAAGATCGAAAGCCGCCAGGACCTCGACGCCTATCTGGCCGAAACGGCGGACACGGATCATTATATCGCGCCCTTCGTCGATTATCGTGGCGCCGACGGTCTGTTCCGGAAATATCGCATCGCCCTGATCGAGGGCGCGCCCTTCGCCGTCCATATGGCGATCTCGCCGCGCTGGATGGTCCATTATCTCAACGCCGATATGATGGACAATGCCGCCAACCGCGACGAGGAGGCCCGGTTCATGGCGAATTTCGACAAGGATTTCGCTTGCGCCCATGCCGAAGCCTTCCGCGCCGTTCATGCGCGCACGGGCCTTGATTATGTCCTGCTCGACTGCGCCGAGACGCGGGAGGGTGAACTGCTGATCTTCGAGGCCGGCACGGCGATGATCGTCCATGCGCTCGATCCGGCGGAACTTTTCCCCTACAAGCCGCCGCAGATGCAAAAGATCTTCGCCGCCTTCGAGGCCATGATTCGGCGCAAAGGCGCGCCGCGCGTCCGGGCGGCGTCGTGA
- a CDS encoding thioredoxin family protein yields the protein MAASPTDIVLDLPAPDFSLPGVDGRTYSFADIAGAKGTVLVFICNHCPYVLAVIDRLAADARKLMAEGIGFAAICSNDAATYPDDSFPKMKVFAKDHDLPFPYLHDESQAVARAYGAVCTPDFFGYGADGKLKYRGRLDEGRTSPPPPGARRELLEAMRAIAATNEIPADQTPSIGCSIKWKATRTA from the coding sequence ATGGCCGCCAGTCCAACCGACATTGTTCTCGATCTTCCCGCGCCGGATTTTTCCCTGCCCGGCGTCGACGGCCGGACTTATTCCTTCGCCGATATCGCCGGCGCGAAGGGGACAGTCCTCGTCTTCATCTGCAATCATTGCCCCTATGTCCTCGCCGTCATCGACCGGCTCGCGGCTGACGCACGGAAGCTGATGGCCGAGGGAATCGGCTTCGCCGCGATCTGCTCCAATGACGCGGCGACCTATCCAGACGATTCCTTCCCCAAAATGAAGGTCTTCGCCAAGGATCACGATCTGCCCTTCCCCTATCTCCACGACGAATCGCAGGCGGTCGCGCGGGCCTATGGCGCGGTCTGCACGCCGGACTTTTTCGGCTATGGCGCCGACGGCAAGCTGAAATATCGCGGCCGCCTGGACGAGGGCCGCACCAGCCCGCCGCCGCCAGGGGCGCGGCGCGAATTGCTCGAAGCCATGCGCGCCATCGCCGCGACCAACGAAATTCCTGCCGACCAGACGCCCTCGATCGGCTGCTCGATCAAATGGAAGGCGACGCGGACAGCCTGA